Below is a window of Stappia sp. DNA.
GAGCGATCAGCAGCGCCGACTTGCGGGCCTGGGCCACCTCCAGAAGCTCGAGCTGATGGGCGCGCGGACGCCAGCCGCGGCTGGCGAACCAGTCGCGAAATCGCTCGGGCAGGAGAGGGGAAGTGGCGGCGTCCATCGCCGCCACAGATAGAGCCTGACGCGGGCCGCGTCGAGATGACGGGGATGGATGGGCGTGCTCCGTTTCCTTTCGCGCGCCCGCACCCTACATTCGCGCCATGACCTGGGGTGGCGATCTCCTGACCCTGACGCCGGCGGGGCTCTATTGCCCGGCCGCCGACGTCCATATCGATCCCGTGCGCCCGGTCGCGCGGGCGCTGATCACGCATGGCCACGCCGATCATGCCCGCGCCGGCCATGGCACGGTGCTCGCCTCGGCCGAAACGCTGAAGATCATGGCCGTGCGCTACGGCGCGGACTTCGCGGGCGCGACACAGGTCGCGGCACCGGGCGAGGCGATCGCGCTCGGCGGTGTGACGGTGTCCTTTCATACGGCCGGCCATGTGCTCGGCTCCATGCAGATCCGGCTGGAACACGGCGGCACCCGCGTCGTCGTCTCCGGCGACTACAAGCGCCAGGAGGACCCGACCTGCGCGCCCTTCGAACTCGTGCCCTGCGACGTCTTCATCACCGAGGCAACCTTCGGACTGCCGGTCTTCCGTCATCCGCCGGCGCAGGAGGAGATCGCCAGGCTGACGGCGTCGCTCGCCACCTTTCCCGACCGCACGCATCTGGTCGGCGCCTATGCGCTCGGCAAGGCGCAGCGCGTCATCGCCGAATTGCGCCGCGCCGGCTACGACCGGCCGATCTA
It encodes the following:
- a CDS encoding ligase-associated DNA damage response exonuclease, which encodes MTWGGDLLTLTPAGLYCPAADVHIDPVRPVARALITHGHADHARAGHGTVLASAETLKIMAVRYGADFAGATQVAAPGEAIALGGVTVSFHTAGHVLGSMQIRLEHGGTRVVVSGDYKRQEDPTCAPFELVPCDVFITEATFGLPVFRHPPAQEEIARLTASLATFPDRTHLVGAYALGKAQRVIAELRRAGYDRPIYLHGALDKLCRLYEAEGVALGPLETVGRRGKDLAGEIVLAPPGQLADRWARRFGDPVTALASGWVRVRARARQRGAELPLVISDHADWDDLRATIRETGAGEIWVTHGAEEALVHWCQGAGLTARPLNLIGYGDDGEAEDVA